A stretch of Methanocorpusculum vombati DNA encodes these proteins:
- a CDS encoding nitroreductase family protein, producing the protein MRSFLEAAEHRRSVYTIAPESPVPDAEIIKMIERLVLAVPSAYNSQSARVVLLFGASHTKLWSIVKETLRAHVPPEKFGPTEAKITGFANGYATVLYFDDTAVTESFEEQFPRYRENFRPWAEQANGMLQFAVWTALEDAGFGANLQHYNPIIDDEVKQVFAIPESWRLIAQMPFGKSTADALPVEKIPAGERMRVVQG; encoded by the coding sequence ATGAGATCTTTTCTTGAAGCAGCAGAGCACCGCCGTTCGGTGTACACCATTGCGCCGGAGAGTCCGGTGCCGGATGCGGAGATCATCAAAATGATCGAACGTCTGGTTCTTGCGGTGCCTTCAGCCTATAACTCCCAGAGCGCACGGGTTGTGCTGCTGTTCGGTGCTTCCCACACAAAACTCTGGAGTATTGTGAAGGAGACACTGCGGGCGCATGTCCCGCCGGAGAAGTTCGGGCCGACGGAGGCAAAGATCACCGGATTTGCAAACGGTTATGCAACGGTACTGTACTTTGACGATACCGCGGTTACGGAGTCATTTGAGGAACAGTTCCCCCGCTACCGCGAAAATTTCCGTCCCTGGGCTGAACAGGCAAACGGTATGCTCCAGTTTGCCGTATGGACGGCACTTGAGGATGCAGGTTTTGGCGCAAATCTGCAGCACTACAATCCGATCATCGACGATGAAGTGAAGCAGGTGTTTGCCATTCCGGAAAGCTGGCGGCTGATTGCCCAGATGCCGTTCGGGAAATCGACTGCGGATGCCCTGCCGGTGGAAAAAATTCCGGCAGGGGAGAGGATGCGGGTGGTGCAGGGGTAA